A DNA window from Paenibacillus andongensis contains the following coding sequences:
- a CDS encoding carbohydrate ABC transporter permease, producing the protein MYILSIAVCIVMVVPFVWSLITSIRPDEEIFMLPIQWIPSSITMEHYRKAFELVPFGLYFWNSFYLAFMGVLFNLLFGSLSGYAFAKLHFRGRDVMFKILLAAMMIPGVVTMIPQFFVLKHIPFMGGNDWLGGGGNGLLNSFWAIILPGASGSFAVFFMRQFFVSLPSDLQEVARIEGSGELRIFWNIYIPLAKPALATLGIFTFQAGWNSFLGPLIMLNDPAKKTIQLGLAAFTYNKQVDFGPLMAGALIAVVPILILFLLLQKYFVQGIAFTGTKG; encoded by the coding sequence ATGTATATCCTTTCCATCGCCGTCTGTATCGTCATGGTCGTCCCGTTTGTGTGGAGTCTTATCACTTCCATTCGTCCGGATGAAGAGATTTTCATGCTGCCGATTCAATGGATTCCTTCCAGCATAACGATGGAGCATTATCGCAAGGCGTTTGAGCTCGTTCCATTCGGTCTGTATTTCTGGAATTCATTTTACCTTGCGTTCATGGGCGTGCTCTTCAATTTGCTTTTTGGCTCTTTAAGCGGCTATGCCTTCGCTAAGCTTCATTTCCGCGGAAGAGATGTGATGTTCAAAATTTTGCTCGCTGCCATGATGATACCTGGTGTTGTGACGATGATCCCGCAATTTTTCGTGCTGAAGCACATTCCTTTCATGGGAGGAAATGATTGGCTGGGCGGTGGCGGCAACGGCTTGCTCAATTCATTTTGGGCGATTATTCTGCCGGGTGCGTCGGGTTCCTTTGCAGTATTTTTTATGCGGCAATTTTTCGTATCTTTACCTAGTGACTTGCAGGAAGTGGCTCGCATTGAAGGCAGCGGGGAGCTTCGTATCTTCTGGAACATTTATATTCCGCTCGCGAAGCCGGCGCTGGCTACACTCGGCATATTTACCTTTCAAGCAGGCTGGAACAGCTTTCTTGGCCCGCTCATTATGCTTAATGACCCTGCCAAGAAAACGATTCAGCTAGGCCTAGCTGCTTTTACTTATAACAAACAGGTCGATTTCGGCCCGTTGATGGCAGGTGCTTTAATTGCGGTAGTGCCGATACTGATCTTGTTCTTGCTGCTGCAGAAGTATTTTGTGCAAGGAATCGCTTTTACAGGAACGAAAGGATAG
- a CDS encoding glycoside hydrolase family 76 protein, giving the protein MTIRLKMIIALMIVGIGIIVAASWGVETMDKNNKMTDVQVSTKRETWEQRADLAQAGLLKQYWNGKMNLFDNLSPCNDLCNEKFHYWWQAHGVDTLVDAYARTGDAEYKGYLANMYQGILDRNGGVWPNDFYDDMEWLALAWLRAYNATSEEKYKEAALELWEDIKTGWNEEQGGGIAWRKPQLDYKNTPANAPAVILAARLYKQFGKSDDLAWAKKIYDWQKVSLVDPDTGFVWDGKNREGDGKIDKSWEFSYCQGVYIGAGVALYQATGDKSYLADAARTAQASKLKLTSPATGMLPSESNGDGGLFKGIYVRYLAELVLADPGQKESLELLITNADSLWKYGRDEQRVVFSKSWAATPEPAEDLSVNLSGVMLLERMAVLEKQGLLKQNY; this is encoded by the coding sequence TTGACAATTCGATTAAAAATGATCATAGCCCTGATGATTGTTGGGATAGGCATCATCGTGGCTGCTAGCTGGGGAGTGGAGACAATGGACAAAAACAATAAAATGACGGATGTGCAAGTGAGCACAAAGAGAGAAACCTGGGAGCAGCGTGCGGATCTGGCGCAAGCCGGGCTGCTTAAGCAATATTGGAACGGAAAGATGAACTTATTCGATAATTTGTCGCCTTGCAACGATCTATGCAATGAGAAATTCCATTATTGGTGGCAAGCGCATGGTGTAGATACGCTGGTGGACGCTTATGCAAGAACCGGCGATGCGGAGTATAAGGGCTACCTCGCGAACATGTATCAGGGTATATTGGATCGCAATGGCGGCGTATGGCCGAATGATTTTTACGATGATATGGAATGGTTGGCTTTAGCTTGGCTCCGCGCTTATAACGCTACAAGCGAAGAGAAATACAAGGAAGCCGCGCTTGAGCTTTGGGAAGATATTAAGACGGGCTGGAACGAAGAGCAAGGAGGAGGCATTGCATGGCGCAAGCCGCAGCTTGATTATAAGAATACGCCGGCGAATGCTCCAGCCGTTATTCTAGCTGCTAGATTGTATAAGCAGTTCGGCAAGTCCGATGATCTAGCTTGGGCGAAAAAGATTTATGATTGGCAGAAGGTAAGTCTCGTTGATCCAGATACGGGCTTTGTTTGGGATGGGAAAAACCGCGAGGGAGACGGCAAGATTGATAAGAGCTGGGAATTCTCCTATTGCCAAGGTGTGTATATCGGAGCAGGGGTTGCGTTGTATCAGGCGACTGGGGACAAGAGCTATCTGGCGGATGCGGCTCGGACTGCGCAAGCATCAAAGCTCAAACTGACAAGTCCGGCAACAGGCATGCTGCCAAGTGAAAGCAATGGAGACGGCGGCTTGTTCAAAGGGATTTATGTCCGTTATTTGGCGGAGCTCGTTCTTGCGGACCCTGGTCAGAAGGAGTCGCTTGAGCTTCTTATAACGAATGCGGACAGTCTCTGGAAGTACGGGAGAGATGAGCAGCGTGTCGTGTTCAGTAAATCATGGGCGGCAACACCTGAGCCTGCTGAGGATTTGAGCGTGAATCTGAGCGGCGTTATGCTGCTGGAGCGCATGGCCGTGCTGGAGAAGCAAGGTTTGCTGAAACA